A genomic region of Arachis stenosperma cultivar V10309 chromosome 9, arast.V10309.gnm1.PFL2, whole genome shotgun sequence contains the following coding sequences:
- the LOC130951713 gene encoding uncharacterized protein LOC130951713: MIMGDSSSSSSSSPASYIHMVQHLIEKCLIFDMTKEECMEALSKHANINPVITSTVWNELEKENKEFFEGYLKLKSNKEEKIMSQEETTRIIQNMISDSSHDSLNNNNNEEDQQ, from the exons ATGATCATGGGTgactcctcctcctcctcctcttcttctcctGCTTCATACATTCACATG gTGCAGCACCTGATCGAGAAGTGCTTGATCTTTGACATGACAAAGGAAGAATGCATGGAAGCTCTCTCTAAACATGCTAACATAAATCCAGTTATAACATCCACTG TGTGGAATGAGCTAGAGAAGGAAAACAAGGAATTCTTTGAGGGATATTTGAAGTTGAAGAGTAATAAAGAGGAGAAGATCATGTCGCAAGAAGAGACAACAAGGATCATACAGAACATGATATCAGACTCTTCTCATGATtcacttaataataataataatgaagaagatcaacaatga